In Comamonas sp. lk, the following proteins share a genomic window:
- the aroQ gene encoding type II 3-dehydroquinate dehydratase, with amino-acid sequence MPIRSNTSNGAVAVKTVFVLNGPNLNLLGMREPAIYGSATLADVNTLCSAACERHGLKLEFRQSNHEGELVDWVHEAGRLHAQGELAAVIMNAGAYTHTSVALLDAVKGTGVPLVELHISNVHARESFRHHSYLAAAARAVMCGFGVAGYGLAIDAVAQW; translated from the coding sequence ATGCCGATCAGAAGCAATACAAGCAATGGAGCAGTCGCCGTGAAAACCGTTTTTGTCCTCAATGGCCCCAACCTCAATCTGCTGGGCATGCGCGAACCCGCCATCTATGGCTCGGCCACGCTGGCGGACGTCAACACGCTGTGCAGCGCTGCTTGCGAGCGCCACGGACTGAAGCTGGAATTTCGCCAAAGCAATCACGAAGGCGAGCTGGTGGACTGGGTGCATGAGGCCGGCCGTCTGCACGCCCAGGGCGAGCTGGCCGCTGTGATCATGAATGCCGGTGCCTACACCCACACCAGCGTGGCGCTGCTCGATGCCGTCAAGGGCACGGGCGTGCCGCTGGTGGAGTTGCACATCAGCAATGTCCATGCGCGCGAGAGCTTTCGCCACCACTCCTATCTGGCGGCTGCCGCCCGTGCCGTGATGTGCGGCTTTGGCGTGGCCGGCTACGGTCTGGCGATTGATGCGGTGGCCCAGTGGTAA
- the arfB gene encoding alternative ribosome rescue aminoacyl-tRNA hydrolase ArfB → MTAPLPAHLELFEADIAWTAIRSQGPGGQNVNKVASAVHLRFDVPASRLPQDVQQRLLALGDSRITDQGVVVIKAQKYRTQEHNLWDALQRLNALVASVATEPRRRKATRPTRASQQRRLQGKNLRSGIKATRKRPVDLG, encoded by the coding sequence ATGACGGCGCCCTTGCCCGCTCATCTGGAGCTGTTCGAGGCCGATATTGCCTGGACGGCCATACGTTCGCAGGGCCCGGGCGGCCAGAACGTGAACAAGGTGGCCAGTGCCGTGCATCTGCGCTTTGATGTGCCGGCCTCGCGCCTGCCGCAGGATGTGCAGCAGCGGCTGCTGGCTCTGGGCGACTCGCGCATCACCGACCAGGGCGTGGTGGTCATCAAGGCACAGAAATACCGCACCCAGGAGCACAACCTCTGGGATGCGCTGCAGCGCCTCAATGCTCTGGTGGCCTCGGTGGCTACCGAGCCGCGCCGGCGCAAGGCCACGCGGCCCACCCGCGCTTCACAGCAGCGGCGGCTACAGGGCAAGAATCTGCGCTCCGGCATCAAGGCAACGCGCAAGCGCCCCGTGGACCTGGGCTGA
- a CDS encoding YdgA family protein translates to MKKKIGAGIAAVVVLATGVLGTSYYMGGKLQQDFTNAAAQWSRDDLKIQITSYERGAFSSAAKTVWTLDQDGDPVQFTAEHKISHGPLPMGHAAQINTLFHLPDDADPGLKAALIGRAPVQLLTKVGWGHSTSNLMTSPPVKARVNDSDMDWGGMTIQWDMPSDMKAIKGTASIPALQFKDEEGSMSLEKASMRFDVLQPKGQQFWIGPMNMAIDKVTTTHAEPDSPPSSIQGLSLDSDTVLKTDTLEMTLKGGIKSAQMQGKTADDLVWDLSLRNIDAAWLNHVMELSQKKSPDQEQTDSEDDGSDDTDAPGGIDLRQAMLKTISQALARKPEIEIKRLAMRTPEGVSEFAATLQYLGDGENLNKLPTDLKLTLKTSLPKPVMESMITARKRNQLIEALDEEDNDYSMEDFERTAKIQAAADIQMLQKSGIFEDKSGLMSTQIVYEAGMFQVNGKPLDGEGTAMLFGTLTD, encoded by the coding sequence ATGAAAAAGAAAATCGGTGCAGGTATTGCCGCCGTCGTCGTCCTGGCCACAGGAGTTTTGGGCACCAGCTATTACATGGGTGGCAAGTTACAGCAGGATTTCACCAATGCCGCAGCACAGTGGAGCCGCGACGATCTGAAGATTCAGATCACCAGCTATGAGCGCGGAGCCTTCTCCTCGGCCGCCAAGACCGTGTGGACGCTGGATCAGGATGGCGACCCGGTGCAGTTCACCGCCGAACACAAGATCAGCCACGGCCCGCTGCCCATGGGCCATGCCGCCCAGATCAACACCTTGTTCCATCTTCCGGACGATGCCGACCCCGGCCTCAAAGCCGCACTCATCGGCCGCGCCCCGGTGCAATTGCTCACCAAGGTGGGCTGGGGTCACAGCACTTCCAATCTGATGACCTCCCCACCCGTCAAGGCCAGGGTCAACGACTCGGACATGGACTGGGGCGGCATGACCATCCAATGGGACATGCCCTCCGACATGAAGGCCATCAAGGGCACGGCCAGCATTCCGGCGCTGCAATTCAAGGATGAGGAAGGCAGCATGAGCCTGGAGAAGGCCAGCATGCGCTTTGACGTGCTGCAGCCCAAGGGCCAGCAGTTCTGGATCGGCCCCATGAACATGGCCATAGACAAGGTCACCACCACCCATGCCGAGCCAGACTCGCCACCCTCGTCGATTCAGGGGCTGAGCCTGGATTCGGACACGGTGCTCAAGACCGACACGCTGGAGATGACGCTCAAGGGCGGCATCAAGAGCGCTCAGATGCAAGGCAAAACCGCCGATGATCTGGTCTGGGATCTGAGCCTTCGCAACATCGATGCCGCCTGGCTCAACCACGTCATGGAGCTGAGCCAGAAAAAGAGCCCGGATCAGGAGCAGACCGACAGCGAAGATGATGGCAGCGATGACACCGACGCCCCCGGCGGAATCGATCTGCGCCAAGCCATGCTGAAGACGATCTCGCAGGCCCTGGCCCGCAAGCCTGAGATCGAGATCAAGCGCCTGGCCATGCGCACACCCGAAGGCGTCAGCGAATTCGCGGCAACGCTGCAGTATCTGGGCGATGGCGAGAACTTGAACAAACTGCCCACGGATCTGAAACTCACGCTCAAGACCAGCCTGCCCAAACCGGTGATGGAGAGCATGATCACCGCGCGCAAACGCAACCAGCTGATCGAAGCGCTTGATGAGGAAGACAACGACTACTCGATGGAAGATTTTGAGCGCACCGCCAAAATTCAGGCGGCGGCCGATATTCAAATGCTTCAGAAAAGCGGCATCTTTGAAGACAAGAGCGGTCTGATGAGCACGCAAATCGTCTATGAGGCCGGAATGTTCCAGGTCAATGGCAAACCGCTCGATGGCGAGGGTACGGCCATGCTGTTTGGCACGCTCACCGATTAA
- a CDS encoding dienelactone hydrolase family protein: MTSLPLGFLQRPAQPAPGQPAWLLVLMHGVGSNEQDLFGLAAYVPPQFHVLSLRAPFALGQGAFAWFQFTVSADGVRHIHAPQEQEARALVQQTVEQAAQQLGVAPERVVLGGFSQGGIMALSQLLTQPQTLRAAVIWHSRLLPEIAHLHAPALAFEGKSIWVSHGSYDNVIPLTSAHAIRDKLGALPLELSYHEYAGAHEIRPEELRASMHWLQDLTELEDDAAQ, translated from the coding sequence CTGACCTCTTTGCCCCTGGGCTTTTTGCAGCGTCCCGCCCAGCCGGCGCCAGGCCAGCCCGCCTGGCTGCTGGTGCTCATGCATGGCGTGGGCAGCAATGAGCAGGACTTGTTCGGTCTGGCTGCCTATGTGCCGCCGCAGTTCCATGTGCTCAGCTTGCGTGCACCGTTTGCTCTGGGTCAGGGCGCTTTTGCCTGGTTTCAGTTCACGGTCAGCGCCGATGGCGTGCGCCATATCCATGCGCCGCAGGAGCAAGAGGCGCGCGCACTGGTGCAGCAAACCGTGGAACAGGCCGCACAGCAGCTGGGTGTTGCGCCGGAGCGCGTGGTGCTGGGCGGCTTCAGCCAGGGCGGCATCATGGCGCTGAGCCAGTTGCTGACCCAGCCGCAGACGCTGCGTGCCGCCGTCATCTGGCATAGCCGCCTGCTGCCCGAGATCGCCCATCTGCATGCGCCGGCGCTGGCGTTCGAAGGCAAATCCATCTGGGTCAGCCACGGCAGCTATGACAATGTGATTCCGCTGACCAGCGCCCACGCCATTCGCGACAAGCTGGGCGCGCTGCCGCTGGAGCTGAGCTATCACGAATATGCCGGCGCCCATGAAATCCGCCCGGAAGAGCTGCGCGCCAGCATGCACTGGCTGCAGGATCTGACCGAGCTGGAGGACGATGCGGCTCAGTGA
- a CDS encoding MBL fold metallo-hydrolase produces MSKPFASSADLGVKTETLEILADGVYALTAEGDPNVGAFEGEDFIVAIEARATPAAARDWLKKLREHTQKPVKYLILTHYHAVRVLGASAFEAQHIIASEATRKLIEERGLQDWDSEYGRMPRLFKEPEGIPGLTWPTQTFEDHFEIELGGNRGKLELQFNGRGHTAGDIIVWHEKTKTMFAGDLVEAEAALYTGDAFHMEWASTTLDRLKTYRAEFLVGGRGAVAKGVAATDAAIEQTREFLKGMIDNVGAVHRRGGTLKEAFEATHQALGPKFGRWPIFEHCLPFDVQRLWDELDGIDWPRIWTEERDREVWAQLQG; encoded by the coding sequence ATGTCCAAACCGTTTGCATCCTCGGCAGACCTCGGCGTCAAGACCGAAACCCTGGAAATTCTGGCCGATGGCGTGTATGCCCTGACGGCCGAAGGCGATCCCAATGTGGGCGCTTTTGAAGGCGAGGATTTCATCGTCGCCATCGAGGCCCGGGCCACGCCGGCGGCGGCCCGCGACTGGCTGAAAAAACTGCGCGAGCACACGCAAAAGCCCGTCAAATACCTGATCCTGACCCACTACCACGCCGTGCGCGTGCTGGGCGCTTCGGCGTTCGAAGCCCAGCACATCATTGCCAGCGAAGCCACACGCAAGCTCATTGAAGAGCGCGGCCTGCAGGACTGGGACAGCGAGTACGGCCGCATGCCGCGTCTGTTCAAGGAGCCCGAAGGCATTCCCGGCCTGACCTGGCCTACGCAGACCTTCGAAGACCATTTCGAGATCGAGCTGGGCGGCAATCGCGGCAAGCTCGAGCTGCAGTTCAACGGCCGCGGTCATACGGCGGGCGACATCATCGTCTGGCATGAGAAGACCAAGACCATGTTTGCCGGCGATCTGGTGGAGGCCGAGGCCGCGCTCTACACCGGCGATGCGTTTCACATGGAATGGGCCAGCACCACGCTGGACAGGCTCAAGACCTATCGGGCCGAGTTTCTGGTGGGCGGGCGCGGTGCCGTGGCCAAGGGCGTGGCGGCCACGGATGCAGCCATCGAGCAGACCCGCGAGTTTCTCAAAGGCATGATCGACAACGTGGGTGCCGTGCACCGGCGCGGCGGCACGCTCAAAGAAGCGTTTGAAGCCACCCACCAGGCCCTGGGCCCCAAGTTTGGTCGCTGGCCGATCTTTGAGCACTGCCTGCCGTTTGACGTGCAGCGCCTCTGGGACGAGCTGGACGGCATAGACTGGCCGCGCATCTGGACCGAGGAGCGCGATCGCGAAGTCTGGGCCCAGCTGCAGGGTTGA
- a CDS encoding DUF2783 domain-containing protein — MSELIRQAHLDHVDDVYQQLLQMHEGLDEAQSLKVCAKLILTLANHIGDSAVVMEAIELARRTPSLSAAGRG; from the coding sequence ATGAGCGAGCTGATTCGCCAAGCCCATCTGGACCATGTGGACGATGTCTACCAGCAGCTGTTGCAAATGCACGAGGGGCTGGACGAGGCCCAAAGCCTCAAGGTCTGCGCCAAGCTGATCCTGACCCTGGCCAACCATATTGGCGACAGTGCCGTGGTCATGGAGGCCATCGAGCTGGCCCGGCGCACACCATCCTTGTCAGCGGCCGGGCGGGGCTGA
- a CDS encoding FMN-binding negative transcriptional regulator: MYNSPHFAVDDRAQLLELMRSHPLGCLIAQGPQGLDANHLPFEVRESEDGQLQLWAHVARANPLWQQLGDGMPVLIVFRAEESYISPNWYPSKQATHEQVPTWNYRVVHAHGTLRIRDDEKFVRGVVGLLTRRHELRLGQSGEHQPWKMSDAPQDYLQKMLGAIVGLEVDVSRLEGKFKLSQNKSAADQKAVADSLLAAGFTDMGRRMQEQQAPESRD, from the coding sequence ATGTATAACTCGCCACATTTCGCTGTTGATGATCGTGCCCAGTTGCTGGAGCTGATGCGCAGCCACCCGCTGGGCTGTCTGATCGCACAGGGGCCACAGGGTCTGGACGCCAATCATCTGCCGTTTGAAGTGCGCGAGAGCGAGGACGGCCAGCTACAGCTGTGGGCCCATGTGGCCCGCGCCAATCCGCTGTGGCAGCAGCTAGGCGATGGCATGCCGGTGCTGATCGTGTTTCGCGCCGAGGAAAGCTATATCTCCCCCAACTGGTATCCCAGCAAGCAGGCCACCCACGAACAGGTACCTACCTGGAACTACCGCGTGGTGCATGCCCATGGAACGCTGCGCATACGCGATGACGAAAAATTCGTGCGCGGCGTGGTCGGGCTGCTCACCCGCAGACACGAACTGCGGCTTGGCCAGAGCGGCGAACACCAGCCCTGGAAGATGAGCGATGCGCCGCAGGACTATCTGCAAAAGATGCTGGGCGCCATCGTGGGGCTGGAAGTGGATGTGAGCCGGCTGGAAGGCAAATTCAAACTCAGCCAAAACAAAAGTGCTGCCGACCAAAAAGCCGTGGCCGACAGCCTGCTGGCCGCAGGCTTTACCGACATGGGCCGCCGCATGCAGGAGCAGCAAGCCCCTGAATCCAGGGATTGA
- a CDS encoding FAD-dependent oxidoreductase yields the protein MVHSANTQAGQEAGQAPQPTTHHRGVPVWRHIGATAAPAQAGLEHVPVVVAGAGPVGLAMALDLGRRGHPVLVISKLDFIAGGSKAICFSKRSLDIFERLGVGRQLLDKGVTWNVGKVFWGDRPEPVYQFDMLPVKDQQYPGFINLQQYYVEEALLQALQQLPNVELRLGQQITAVQPHADHVELQVQAAGRDYRLRADWLIACDGSKSAVRNQLGLDFDGRVFEENFLIADIRMQQERPAERWFWFDPPFNPGQSALMHRQPDGVWRLDFQLGWNIDRQACVQPENVERYVRAMLGPDVQFKEEWYSIYTFQCRRMQRFVHGRVLFAGDSAHLVSPFGARGCNGGLADIDNLGWKLDLLLRGKAGQSLLESYNEEAIATADENILNSTRSTDFLTPKCTASKAFRDAVLELAATEAFARPFVNSGRLSTAIHYPQSRLNTPDDCEWNSGIAPGSPALDAPLSGVEDRWLLPRLGGRFVLLARQWTQSLPEGVELLDIASLPGNQDLLCSRYALAPGCGYLIRPDQYVAARWQNPVPATTVQASLQRAQGESQ from the coding sequence ATGGTCCATAGCGCAAATACTCAGGCGGGTCAGGAGGCGGGCCAGGCACCCCAGCCCACCACCCATCACCGCGGCGTGCCGGTCTGGCGCCACATCGGGGCCACGGCCGCACCCGCGCAGGCGGGGCTAGAGCATGTGCCGGTGGTAGTTGCAGGAGCGGGCCCGGTGGGCCTGGCGATGGCCCTGGATCTGGGGCGACGCGGCCACCCGGTGCTGGTCATCAGCAAGCTGGACTTTATTGCCGGCGGCTCCAAGGCCATCTGCTTTTCCAAGCGCTCCCTGGACATTTTCGAGCGCCTGGGCGTAGGCCGGCAATTGCTGGACAAGGGCGTGACCTGGAATGTGGGCAAGGTCTTCTGGGGCGACAGGCCGGAGCCCGTCTACCAGTTCGACATGCTGCCCGTGAAGGACCAGCAGTACCCGGGCTTTATCAATCTGCAGCAGTACTACGTGGAAGAGGCGCTGCTGCAGGCCTTGCAGCAACTGCCCAATGTGGAGCTGCGTCTGGGCCAGCAGATAACTGCCGTGCAGCCGCATGCCGATCATGTGGAACTGCAGGTGCAGGCCGCCGGGCGGGACTACCGCTTGCGTGCCGACTGGTTGATTGCCTGCGACGGCAGCAAATCCGCCGTGCGCAACCAGCTGGGTCTGGACTTTGACGGCAGAGTGTTCGAGGAAAATTTCCTGATTGCCGATATCCGCATGCAGCAGGAGCGGCCTGCCGAGCGCTGGTTCTGGTTTGATCCGCCCTTCAATCCCGGCCAGTCGGCGCTGATGCACCGCCAGCCCGATGGCGTGTGGCGGCTGGATTTTCAGCTGGGCTGGAATATCGACCGCCAGGCCTGCGTGCAGCCCGAGAACGTGGAGCGCTATGTGCGCGCCATGCTGGGGCCCGATGTGCAGTTCAAAGAGGAGTGGTACAGCATCTACACCTTCCAGTGCCGTCGCATGCAGCGCTTTGTCCACGGCCGCGTGCTGTTTGCGGGCGACAGCGCCCATCTGGTCTCGCCTTTTGGCGCGCGCGGCTGCAACGGCGGTCTGGCCGATATCGACAATCTGGGCTGGAAGCTGGATCTGCTGCTGCGCGGCAAGGCCGGCCAGAGCCTGCTGGAGAGCTATAACGAGGAAGCCATTGCCACGGCCGACGAGAACATTCTCAACTCCACCCGCTCCACCGACTTTCTGACCCCCAAGTGCACGGCCAGCAAGGCTTTTCGCGATGCGGTGCTGGAGCTGGCTGCCACAGAGGCCTTTGCCCGTCCCTTCGTCAATTCCGGGCGTTTGTCCACGGCCATCCACTATCCGCAAAGTCGGCTGAACACACCGGACGATTGCGAATGGAACAGCGGCATAGCCCCCGGATCACCTGCACTGGATGCTCCTCTTTCAGGAGTCGAAGATCGCTGGCTGCTGCCCAGGCTGGGCGGGCGCTTTGTGCTGCTGGCCCGGCAATGGACGCAGAGCCTGCCTGAAGGTGTGGAACTGCTCGATATCGCCAGCCTGCCCGGCAACCAGGATTTGCTGTGCAGCCGCTATGCGCTGGCGCCCGGCTGCGGCTATCTGATACGCCCGGATCAATATGTGGCCGCCCGCTGGCAAAACCCGGTGCCGGCCACCACCGTGCAGGCCAGCCTGCAGCGCGCACAAGGAGAAAGCCAATGA
- a CDS encoding alpha/beta hydrolase, which yields MAAAEDSLEERSLACTAQQLGLAVPESLLRLQAQSRRVTTALSPQTGGGDKLARMVWHGWQPPAGVARQARPLVMLHGGSGSWTHWARVIEPLLLSGYTLWLADLPGFGESDAVPGGVDVDTMLAPLAYGIEQLLGPAQPEPVCDLLGFSFGGMAAGLMAAEFPLLFHRLVLVGAPGMGLTEGKAVRLKGWRHLPGLQAQMEAHRYNLAALMLHDASLIDEETLALHALNVGRDRLPRRRLSQTDILAQALGKLKMPLAVIYGEQDPLYTGRLEELRAAMQRQYAADLHWQSLEGVGHWAQHEAPAAFCAALKKALA from the coding sequence ATGGCGGCTGCCGAAGACAGTCTTGAAGAGCGTTCCCTGGCTTGTACAGCGCAGCAACTGGGCTTGGCGGTTCCGGAGTCGCTGCTCAGACTGCAGGCGCAAAGCCGCCGCGTCACCACGGCCTTGAGTCCGCAGACTGGCGGTGGCGACAAGCTTGCCCGCATGGTCTGGCACGGCTGGCAGCCGCCGGCCGGCGTGGCCAGACAGGCGCGGCCTCTGGTCATGCTGCATGGCGGCAGCGGCAGCTGGACGCACTGGGCGCGCGTGATCGAGCCCTTGCTTTTGAGCGGCTACACACTGTGGCTTGCCGATCTGCCGGGCTTTGGTGAATCCGACGCGGTGCCTGGCGGCGTGGATGTGGACACCATGCTGGCTCCCCTGGCCTATGGCATAGAGCAATTGCTGGGTCCGGCGCAGCCGGAGCCCGTATGCGATCTGCTGGGCTTTTCCTTTGGTGGCATGGCGGCGGGCCTGATGGCGGCGGAATTTCCGCTGCTGTTCCACCGCCTGGTGCTGGTGGGTGCGCCCGGCATGGGGCTGACCGAGGGCAAGGCCGTGCGGCTCAAGGGCTGGCGCCATCTGCCAGGGCTGCAGGCGCAGATGGAAGCGCACCGCTACAACCTGGCGGCACTGATGCTGCATGATGCCAGTCTGATCGATGAGGAGACTCTGGCCCTGCATGCACTGAACGTGGGGCGCGACCGCTTGCCGCGCCGCCGCCTGTCGCAGACCGATATCCTGGCCCAGGCTCTGGGCAAGCTGAAGATGCCGCTGGCCGTCATCTATGGCGAGCAAGACCCGCTTTATACCGGGCGCCTGGAGGAGCTGCGTGCCGCCATGCAGCGCCAGTACGCTGCCGATCTGCACTGGCAGTCGCTGGAAGGCGTGGGTCACTGGGCGCAGCATGAGGCTCCGGCCGCTTTCTGCGCGGCGCTGAAAAAGGCGCTGGCATGA
- a CDS encoding LuxR C-terminal-related transcriptional regulator, with the protein MSRNPFPQPLFSPRQGQALIEAASTPQFAATLLGTARQFDCIDEVFAYQVDLERGDVRMLLASGERKGIAERTAAYARRFHAKDPLLASPLRDQASGFSRRVRAADIPRGEYRELCFDQPGFLDKISFGWHEPGKLMVLSFYRGLQAAPEAAPPLWSLGQVAMAALSFHARSPAVDEVLPDDALQVLLLRLQRSYPQLTGRERQIVAMSLLGDSAAEIARALSIQPATVLTYRLRAYARYRFNRANDFLAGLLH; encoded by the coding sequence ATGAGCCGCAACCCATTTCCCCAGCCTTTGTTCAGCCCCCGCCAGGGCCAGGCACTGATAGAGGCCGCATCCACGCCGCAGTTTGCGGCCACCTTGCTGGGCACGGCGCGCCAGTTCGATTGCATTGACGAAGTGTTCGCCTATCAGGTGGATCTGGAGCGCGGCGATGTGCGCATGCTGCTGGCCTCGGGCGAGCGCAAAGGTATTGCCGAGCGCACGGCCGCCTACGCCCGCCGCTTTCATGCCAAGGATCCGCTGCTGGCCAGCCCGCTGCGGGATCAGGCCAGCGGCTTCAGCCGCCGGGTGCGTGCCGCCGACATTCCCCGAGGCGAGTACCGCGAGCTGTGCTTTGACCAACCGGGTTTTCTGGACAAGATCAGTTTTGGCTGGCACGAGCCCGGCAAACTCATGGTGCTGAGCTTTTACCGCGGCCTGCAGGCCGCGCCCGAGGCCGCGCCCCCGCTATGGTCGCTGGGCCAGGTGGCCATGGCCGCGCTGAGTTTTCATGCGCGCAGCCCTGCGGTGGATGAGGTGCTGCCCGATGACGCGCTGCAAGTGCTGTTGCTGCGTCTGCAGCGCTCCTACCCGCAGCTGACGGGGCGCGAGCGCCAGATCGTGGCCATGAGCCTGCTGGGCGACAGTGCCGCAGAAATTGCCCGGGCCCTGTCCATTCAGCCCGCCACGGTGCTGACCTATAGGCTGCGCGCCTATGCTCGCTATCGTTTCAACCGGGCCAATGATTTTCTGGCGGGTTTGTTGCACTAA
- a CDS encoding SMR family transporter, with the protein MSNYVYLGLAIMTEVVATSFLAKSDGFTKLVPTSIALVGYAISFYLLALTLRVVPTGVAYAIWSGVGIVLVSAVAYFWQGQKLDGPALIGMAMIVCGVLVINLFSKTAGH; encoded by the coding sequence ATGAGCAATTATGTGTATCTGGGCCTGGCCATCATGACCGAGGTAGTCGCCACCTCGTTTCTTGCCAAATCGGACGGCTTTACCAAGCTGGTCCCCACCAGCATTGCCCTGGTGGGCTATGCCATCTCGTTTTACCTGCTGGCCCTCACGCTGCGCGTGGTGCCCACGGGCGTGGCCTACGCCATCTGGTCGGGCGTAGGCATTGTTCTCGTCTCGGCCGTGGCTTACTTCTGGCAAGGCCAGAAGCTGGATGGCCCGGCGCTGATAGGCATGGCCATGATTGTCTGCGGCGTGCTGGTGATCAATCTGTTTTCCAAGACCGCAGGTCACTGA
- a CDS encoding glutamine--tRNA ligase/YqeY domain fusion protein, whose amino-acid sequence MSSADASKPTNTAPEAVKPTNFLRQIIESDLGKGTYAQRRWGGAPGDAQHHQQGQVDAAKIRTRFPPEPNGYLHVGHAKSICLNFGLARDFGGVCHLRFDDTNPEKEDQEYVDSIKDAVQWLGFDWKDAQGNSNLYFASNYFDFMYRCAVYLIEQGLAYVDEQSAEDMRANRGDFTRPGVNSPFRDRSVAENLQRFADMKAGLLADGAAVLRAKIDMAAPNINLRDPAIYRVRHVEHHNTGKQWCIYPMYTFAHPIEDAYEHITHSICTLEFEDQRPFYDWLLDHLRAGGLIDAPQPRQYEFSRLNLTYVITSKRKLKHLVDNGFVTGWDDPRMPTVVGLRRRGYTPASIRNFCERIGVTKDYSWIDYSTLDGCLREDLENQAHRAMVVLDPVKLELSNWAEVFGSAEHLEACTLPALPHHGEGEAVAERHFTLGREVWIEREDFAEVPPKGYKRLFPGNKVRLKGGYVIECTGCEKDADGNVTKVLATVVPDTKSGTPGADAVKVKAAITWVGVADGLQAEVRLYDRLFTDPQPDAGGKDFLALLNPDSLKVVTAYVEPSLKAAQPDDKFQFERFGYFVADRKEHSTEKLVFNKITGLKDSWNK is encoded by the coding sequence ATGAGCTCTGCAGACGCCTCCAAACCTACCAATACCGCCCCCGAGGCGGTCAAGCCGACCAATTTCCTGCGCCAGATTATCGAATCCGATCTGGGCAAGGGCACTTATGCCCAACGCCGCTGGGGTGGCGCGCCAGGCGATGCCCAGCACCACCAGCAAGGCCAGGTGGACGCAGCCAAGATCCGCACCCGCTTTCCGCCCGAACCCAACGGCTATCTGCACGTGGGCCACGCCAAGTCCATCTGCCTGAACTTCGGTCTGGCGCGCGATTTTGGCGGCGTCTGCCACCTGCGCTTTGACGATACCAACCCGGAAAAAGAAGACCAGGAATACGTGGACAGCATCAAGGATGCCGTTCAGTGGCTGGGCTTCGACTGGAAGGACGCCCAGGGCAACAGCAATCTGTACTTTGCCAGCAATTACTTCGACTTCATGTACCGCTGTGCGGTGTATCTGATCGAACAAGGTCTGGCCTATGTGGACGAGCAATCCGCCGAAGACATGCGCGCCAACCGTGGCGACTTCACCCGTCCCGGCGTGAACAGCCCCTTCCGCGACCGCTCGGTGGCTGAGAACCTGCAGCGCTTTGCCGACATGAAGGCCGGCCTGCTGGCCGACGGCGCTGCCGTGCTGCGCGCCAAGATCGACATGGCCGCGCCCAATATCAATCTGCGCGACCCGGCCATCTACCGCGTGCGCCACGTCGAACACCACAACACCGGCAAGCAGTGGTGCATCTACCCGATGTACACCTTTGCGCACCCCATCGAGGATGCGTACGAGCACATCACCCACAGCATCTGCACGCTGGAGTTCGAAGACCAGCGCCCGTTCTACGACTGGCTGCTCGACCATTTGCGCGCCGGCGGCCTGATCGACGCGCCCCAGCCGCGCCAGTACGAGTTCTCGCGCCTGAACCTGACCTATGTGATCACCAGCAAGCGCAAGCTCAAGCACCTGGTGGACAACGGCTTCGTCACCGGCTGGGACGACCCGCGCATGCCCACCGTGGTCGGCCTGCGCCGTCGCGGCTACACGCCCGCCTCCATTCGCAATTTCTGCGAACGCATAGGCGTGACCAAGGACTACAGCTGGATCGACTACTCCACACTGGACGGTTGCCTGCGTGAAGACCTGGAAAACCAGGCCCATCGTGCCATGGTGGTACTGGACCCCGTGAAGCTGGAGCTGAGCAACTGGGCCGAAGTGTTTGGCTCTGCCGAGCACCTGGAAGCCTGCACTCTGCCCGCCCTGCCCCACCACGGTGAAGGTGAGGCAGTTGCCGAGCGCCATTTCACCCTGGGCCGCGAAGTGTGGATCGAGCGCGAAGACTTCGCCGAAGTTCCGCCCAAGGGCTACAAGCGCCTGTTCCCCGGCAACAAGGTACGCCTCAAGGGCGGCTATGTGATCGAATGCACGGGCTGCGAAAAAGACGCCGACGGCAATGTGACCAAGGTGCTGGCCACCGTGGTACCCGACACCAAGAGCGGTACGCCAGGTGCGGATGCCGTCAAGGTCAAGGCTGCCATCACCTGGGTGGGCGTGGCCGACGGCCTGCAAGCCGAAGTGCGCCTGTATGACCGCCTGTTCACCGACCCGCAGCCCGATGCCGGCGGCAAGGATTTCCTGGCGCTGCTGAACCCGGACAGCCTCAAGGTCGTGACCGCTTATGTGGAACCTTCGCTCAAGGCCGCTCAGCCTGACGACAAGTTCCAGTTCGAGCGCTTTGGCTACTTTGTGGCCGACCGCAAGGAGCACAGCACTGAAAAGCTGGTATTCAACAAAATCACCGGACTCAAGGACAGCTGGAATAAATAA